The Candidatus Syntrophosphaera sp. DNA segment TTTTCCGGGCTTCCTGGATGATGGGCAGGTCCAAAGGTATGCCGGGGCTCACGATCCAGACATCACTCTCAAACAGGCGCTCTGTGTGGCCGCCGAATTCGCAGTCAAAATCGCGCAGCAGTTCTTCGGCGTTATTGAACTTTTCCTGGGGCTGGATGTCGCTCAGGAAGGCGCTTCCGCCCAGTTCCCTGATCTTGTTGGCGGCGGCGATCCCGCTTCGGGCCAGTCCCAACACAGCGTATTTCTTCTTCGGATCAAACATCTGGTTATCCCTCAGCGCAGCTTGATCGTGCTGAGTCCCACGGCCAGCAGGAGGATGGCGATGATCCAAAAACGGATGACGATCTTGGATTCATGGATGCCTTTGAGCTCAAAATGATGATGCAAGGGGGCGCAGAGGAAGACCCTCCGGCCTTGGCCGAACTTGCGTTTGGTGTGTTTGAACCAGCCGCGCTGGATGACGACGGAGAGGGTTTCGCTCACGAACAGGAAGCCGATGATCAGAAAGAAGATCTGTTCCTTGAGCAGTACGGAGATCACGGCCAGGATGCCTCCCAATGTGAGCGAGCCGGTGTCGCCCATGAAAACTTCGGCGGGATGGGCGTTGAACCATAAGAAACCGATCAGGGTGCCGATCAGGGCGGAGATGAAAACGGTGAGTTCTCCAGCCGTGGGGATGAATTCCAGGTTCAGGTATCCGGCGGTGACGAAATTGCCCTTGAGATAGCTCATCACGCCCAGCCCCAAAGCGGAGAAGATCATCACCCCTGCGGCCAGGCCGTCCAGGCCGTCGGTGAGGTTCACGGCATTGGAGATCCCTGTTATGTATAACACTATCAAGGGAATGAACACCCATCCCAACTCGATGAAAGTGTTTTTCAGGAAGGGGATCTGGATGGCGGAGACATTTTCCGCCGCGCTGCTGCTGTAGTAGATGGCCAGGGTCAGGATCAGGCCCACGCTGATTTGCCCCCAGAGCTTGTAGCGGGGCAGCAAGCCTTTCACCGCCTTGACAAAATTCTTCAGATAGTCGTCCAGAAAACCGAAAACTCCCAGCCAGAATGTGGTGAGATACATCATCAGGATGGAGCGGTTGCCCAGGTCGTTCCAGAGCAGAGAGGATAGCAGCAGGGCAAAGATGATGATCAAGCCCCCCATGGTCGGGGTTCCGGCTTTGCTGCGGTGTTTTTCCGGGGTATCCTTGTCGATGGTTTCCACCGCGGATTTTTTCTTTAGCAGGCGGATGATGGAAGGCCCCAGGAACAGGGTGAAGATCAAAGCGGTGAGGAACGCCCCGATCGAACGGAAAGTGATGTAGCGCATCACGTTGAAGACGATGCTGTATTTGGCCAGAGGGTAGAGTAGGTGGTAAAGCATTATCAGATCTCCTTTCTTAGCAGGGGCAGGAGCTTTTCCAGATGGATGGAGTGCGATCCCTTGACCAGAATCACAGCACCGGACGGAAGGGACCGCAAAATTTCGGTGGAGAGGAGTTCCTCCACATTTTGGAAGTGACAGGCAGGCAAGGGATTGTCCTGTCCGTGATATCGCCTGGCCAGGTCGCCGACGGTGATCAGGTCGTCGTAGCCTTGTTCCGATAGGATGGTGCCAATCATGTCGTGATACATTTCCGCGGATGCGCCCAGTTCCAGCATATCACCGAGGATGGCGAAATGTTCCTTATCCGGTTCCAGCCTGTGCCAGTATTCGATCGCGCTCTGCATGGAAACCGGATTGGCATTGTAGCAATCAGCCAAAAGCAACCGGTCTCCGTGTCTTTCAAGTTGCAGGCGCATGTCCAGAAGGACCGGAGTTGCCAGGGCCTGCCTGATCTTTTCAGTAGAAAGGCCTTTGTGCAGCGCCATGGCAATCGCGAAGGAGGCGTTCTTGGCGAAATAGGGAACGGGATGCGGGACAAAGTAGTTCTCCGAATTCAGGGTGAAACAGCAACTCTGGTCGTCGCAGGAGACGTCGCCAACGCGAAAATCGGCCTGTTCATCAAAGCCCACGCCTTTTCCGCTGGCCTTGAAGCTTTCGAATCTGGGGTCGTCTGCGTCGAACAGCCTGATATCCAGGGGCCGGTTGAAGAGGGTGATCTTTTCCTTGTACACTCCGTTCTCGTCTTTCAGAAATTCCAGATGGGAGGGTCCGATGTTGATGATGATGCCGGCGTCGGGGGCGCAAACGTCGCTGAGCGCGGCAATTTCACCAAAGGCGTTGGTGCCCAGCTCAAAAATGGCGAATCTGTGTTCGGGCCTGATCCTGCCGATCGTCTGGCAGAGCCCGATCAGGTTGTTTTCGTTGGCCTGGGTCTTCAGGGTGGGGGAGTGGGCGGATAATACGGCGGATAGCAACTCTTTGGTGCTGCTCTTGCCCGTGCTGCCGGTGAGGGCGATCTTGTAAACGTCGAACATCAAAAGGTATTTCCGGAAAAGGCTGGCCATGGCCTGCAAGCTGTCGGGTACCTTAAGATAGTTACTTTGGCTGTATGAGTCGTTCTGGCCAACTCCCAGGATGGAGCTATCACTAAGGACCTGGCCGAGAAAGTCGTGTCCGTCGAAATTGGCGCCTTTAAGGGCGAAAAAGATGGAATTGGGCTGGATCGTCCGGCTGTCCGTGGATATCCTGACTAAGGTCTGGGGCGGTTGATAACCAGGATTTTCACCTCCTGGCAGACCAAACAGCAGTTCCAGCATCAGCCGGTCCACAGGGAGGGCCAGATCATCATTTTCCAGGGAGGGAACTTCAGCCAGGTAATCTCGGGCGACCTCGGCATCGTCGAAATGGTGCCTCACACCCTCGATCTCCTGATAGGTCTCATGGCCTTTGCCGCAGATCAGGACAACGTCTCCCGGCTGAGCCAGCCTTAAAATGGCCCGAATGGCCTCACGCCGGTCGCGGATTATCCACCAGGGCAGCCAGAATTCGCTGCCGGTGACCATCTCGCGGATGATGTCATTGGGGTTTTCGCTCCTGGGATTGTCGTCGCTGATGATCACGGCATCGGAAAACTGGAGGGCGGCTTTGAGCATCAGGGGGCGCTTGCCGGAGTCGCGGTCGCCGCCAGCGCCCAGCAGGCAAAGGATCCGTCTATGCTCCAGAGCGCGGCTGGCCCGCAGCACGTTTTCCAGGGCGTCCGGGGTGTGGGCGTAATCGATGAAAACGCCGATCCCGCGGTCATTGGAGATTCGCTCAAACCTGCCCCGCACAGGCTGCACGGAATTCAGCACCTGCTCGATCTGGCGCTTCTCGAAGCCCATGAGGTTCATGGCCGCCGCGCTCAGCGCGAGGTTTGAGATGTTGAATCTGCCGATCAGGGGCGAGCGGATGTTGATCGCTCCCTCCCGGCATTGCAGAGTGAATCGGCTTTGCTCCCAAGAGGCTTGATGGGAGGGCTGATCGGTCCGGATGAGGAAATCGGCCTCAGTGTTGCCGACAGAGAAAACGAAGGCCTCCCTTTGCCGCAAATCATCAAAGATGTGCCGGCCATAGCTGTCGTCAGTGTTGATCAGGGCTATGGATTTGTGCCCGACCGAGCCTTCGAAGAGCTTCATTTTCGTGGCGCCATAATCCTCCATGCTGCTGTGAAAATCCAGATGCTCGCGGCTGAGGTTTGTGAACAGGCAATAGTCGAATTCGATCCCGTAAACCCTGTCCAAAGCGAGCGCGTGGGAGGAAACTTCCATGAACAAGTATTTGACGCCCTGGTCGGCCATGTCCGCAAAGATCCGGTTCAGCTCAAGGATGTCGGGCGTGGTGTGCTGGGTGGCGAAATGCCGTTCGTTGATCTCGTAGCCCAGGGTGCCGATCCAGCCTGCGGATAAGCCGAGTTCCCGCACAGCTCGGAACAACAGCAGGGAAGTTGTGGTCTTGCCGTTCGTTCCGGTGATCCCGACCAGCCGGAAGCGGGAACTGGGATCGTGCCAATAAAGTTTGGCCAGGAGGGCTGTGGCTTTTCTGCTGTCGGTGACCCTGATCGAGGGAAGTAGGTCGATAAAGGGGTCTTCGCAGATCACCAGCGCGGCCTTCCTGGCCCTGGCATCTCCAATGAAGCTGTGCCCATCATTGTTCAAACCTTTGATGCAGATGAAGATATCCCCTTCTTGCAGCTCGCGGTTGTCCACGCAGACCTTTCCGCTGAGGGGGGTATCTTCTTCCACACCCTGGCTTTCGAGGAAAAGCCCGTGTTTCTGCAGGATGCGAATGATATCGCCAGCCTTCATAGGGAGGCCTCGATCACGCAGGTGGCGTGGTTGGTGACGCGGGAACCGGGCTGGATGGACTGCCTGCGCACTATGCCTGAGCCTTTGACCTTGAGGGCGATGTTTTCCCGGGCGGCGACCTGCATAGCCCTGCGCAGGGTCAGGCCGCAGAGGTCGGGCATCTCGCCCCGCACGACGACGGGCTCGGCTTGTTCGGCGCTGATTCCGATCCTTAGAGTCACCAAATGGCTTGGATCGACCGAAACATTGGGTTTGGGGAATTGGTCCACGACCACGGATGATTCGTCGGGGCCTTCTATGTTGTAGGAAAATCCGTATTGATTGAGGATCGCCTGAGCCTGATTGATGTGTTTTCCGCGCAGGTCCGGCATTTTCAGGGAACTCTGGATCAAGCGCTCGTCAAACGCGATCAGATTGCTGTTGGGCATGAACAGCATGTCCTCAACGATCTTTTTGAAAGTGGGGGCGGCGCTCAGGCTGCCATAATGGTATCCCACCATTGGTTCGTCATAGAAAACGATCAACACGACCTTGGGCGCGTCTGCCGGGAACATGCCCACGAATACGGAATTGTATTTGCCGCTGGCATAACCCCTTCCGTCCTCCATGGCCTTTTGCGCTGTTCCCGTCTTGCCTGCCACCTTGATGTAATCCATCTTGATGTGCCGCGCGGTCCCGTTATCGACCACGCCCTGCATGTAATGGCGGATTGTATCGGTGGCCGCCTTGCTGCTCACCTGGCGCAGGACCTCGGGTTCGAAGCGTTCCACAACCCTACCCGTGCTATCCGTAACATATTCCAGCACATAGGGTTTGACGATCTTGCCGCCGTTGGCGACAGCGCAGAAGGCGGTGGCGTGCTGCAGGGCGGTGACGGATATGGCCTGGCCAAAGGAGAGGGAATGCAGCATGTAGCCGTCCCAGTTTTCGAGCTTGGCAAAGATCCCGCTGCTTTCGCCATAAAGGTTCAGACCGGTTTTCTGGCCGTAGCCCAAAGAGATGAATTTCTCATAAAGGCGCTTGGATCCGATCCGTTCGGCGATCCGTGCTATGCCCACGTTGCTGGATCTGGTGATGATGTCCACGGGGCGCAGGGTATTGTAGACATGAGTGTCCCGGATCGTGCGTTTGCCGATCTGGTAGGTGCCGCAGGGAATCTGTTCGTTTGGCCGTATCAGGTTCTTTTCCAGGGCGGGGAGCATGGTGAGTGGTTTCATGGTTGAGCCAGGCTCGAACATGAAGCTGACTGGAATGTTTGATTGCACGCGCACGAGGCCGGGATCGATATTGTTGTCGGAAGCGGAAACTCCGGCCATGGCGATGATCCTGCCTGTGTTGGGGTCCATGGCGATGGCCCCGGCGTTTTTGGCCCGGTATTTCTTCAATCCCTCGTAGAGGGCGTTTTCCACGATCTCCTGGATATTGGCGTCGATGGTCAGATGCAGGTTATAGCCATCCTGCGAGGGCTTTTCATGCAAATTGGGATAGGGGACGCGCCGGTGGCGCGCGTCGTAGACCACTTCGCGCCAGCCGTATTCTCCGGCCAGATACTTATCGTGGGTGGCTTCGATCCCATTGATGCCGCGGAGCTGATAAAGCGATTTGCTGCCCGTTTCTGGGTCATAGCCGTCGGAAAGCGCCTGCACGGAGCCAAGCAGACGGGCCGCCTGGATCCCGCGCGAATAGATGCGCCGCATCGACGAAAAGCTGTGGATCAGGCCAGGCAGGTCCTCATCCGAAAATGCCCGGATGATTCGTTCCAGTTCCATCTCGCGCACCCGGTTGGTGATCTGGATGGAATTGAGCCGGTCGTTCATGGTCAGGCGTTTTTTGACCTGCTCGGGCTTGACTGAGCAGTTGTTTCCGATCGCCTGGCTGATCATGTCGTAGGCCTTGTTCAGTCCGATGCCCTCGCCATCGGCCCATTTGCTCACGGCGTTGCGGTCGATGTCGATCTGGTAATAACTGATGGAACTTACAAGCAGGTCGCCCTTGGCGTCATAGATCGAGCCCCGCGTGGGGGTGAGCTGTTCTTTGGTCGGGGTATAGCGGACAAGCCTGTCGTTCGCAAGGTTGAAGGGATCGAAGATCTGCAGGCTGAAAAGGTAGATCGACCAGACCAGGGTGGCCAGGCCGAAAATGAAAACCAAAAACAGATAGCGCGAACGCATGGATCAGTCCAACAGGATTTGAACTTCCTTCGCCTGGGCCTTGGACGCGAACAGGTCGATTATGCAATAGTTTGCCTCGTCTTTGCTGTCTGCCGGTTCGTGAACATAGATTATCTTGCCCTGCTGCTCCCGCGGCAGAGAGTTGTTGAGCTCGACCCGCACCAGGCTGGCGATGTGCTTGCCGCTGCGCAGGTCGTCGTGCTCGACCCTCAGTTCGGTATTGATGTTCTTTTCCGCGGCATGGGCCGTTTCCAGTTTGGCCAGTTCGCGGGTCTGGTGGACTATCTTGTGGGCGTTCCAGAAATTAAGGAAGCCGATTCCGATGGCAAAGAGAGCCAGTATGGCAAATTTTCCTCTCATCATTCCCCCTTGATCTTCTCGGCAGCGCGCAATCTCACGCTGCGAGAACGAACGTTTTGTTCCACTTCGGCCGGATCGGCGGTCAGCGGCTTTCTATTCAGAAGTTGCAGTTTTTTCTTTTTGCCGCAGACGCAGTCAAGCACCTGGGTCGGGCAGTCGCAGCCCGTTGCGGCGGAACGGAAGATGTGCTTCACCACCCTGTCCTCCAGGGAATGGTAGCTTAGCACAACGATCCGGCCACCCGGTTTGAGGATGTTGATCGCGTCCGTCAGGGCTGGCTCCAGCACCTCAAGCTCAAAATTCACGAAAATGCGCAGGCTTTGGAATATCCGCACCTTGGTCTTGAGCGATTCCTTGGTGCCTGCACCCACGGCGGACTCGATTATCCTGGCCAGGTCTCCGGTCGTCTTGATCGGATCGCTGGCGCGTTTGGCCTCTATCTTTCTGGCGATCCGGGTCGCGTTGGGGTCCTCGCCGTATTCTTTGAAGATCCTGGTCAATTCAGCCTGGGAAAGCCCGTTGACGGCATCCGCGGCTGTGTAATCCTGGGAGCGGTCCATCCGCATGTCCAAAGGGGCTTCATTGTCAAAGCTGAAACCGCGTTCCGGTGTGTCCAGTTGGTGGGACGAAACGCCCAGGTCGAAGATGACCCCGTCGATCGCCTTCACCTTGCGCAAGGCCAGTTCGGTCCGCATCCTCGAGAAATTGGCCTTGATGGCTTCGAGCCGGTCCGCAAAATCTTTCAGCATGTCCTGGGAACGTTTGATCGCTTCATCGTCCTGGTCAAATCCGAAGAGATGGATGTCGGGGCATTTTTGCAGGATCGCCAGGCTGTGGCCTCCGCCTCCCAAAGTCGCGTCCACATACACCCCGCCCGAATGGGGATTCAGGTATCCCACGCATTGCTCAGAGAGGACGGGAGTGTGATAGCTCTTCATTTTCCTGTCACCTGGTAGATGTTCGTGTCGTATTCCCGGAGGTTGTCTTCCATGTTCTGGGCACGCTTTTTGTAGTATTCATCTGGGTTCCAGAGGCTGATGTAATGCATTTCGCCCTTCACGATGACGCTGTCTTTGATCCCGGCTTCGGCGAGTTGCTTTTCCGGGATGCGCACCCGACCGGGGCCTTCCAGTTCGGCTTCCACGACCGCGCAATCGATCAGGCGGGTCCTGAAGCGTTGATGGGTCTCGTCCCCGCTGGCAAGCTTGTCCAGGGTGGCCACCCAGGAATCAAGAGGGTAGAGGGCGATCGAATTTGAGGGTCCCACGGTGATCACGACCGTACGGCGGGATTCTTCCGAAAATTTCCGCTTGAAGGCGGCGGGGATGATCACCCGCTGGTTGTGCACCGCGTTTTCCGAAAAACCAATAAAAGGACCTGACATTCTTTCCGACCTTGTTTACAAGTTGTTGCTGGCCAGGCTCAAAGCGCTGGGCCAACTGCTCTGGCAACTGCTGTTCTGCGTTGTTTTTGACATTTAATGACTTTTTTTGACATCCTGTGGTGCGTATATGACATGGCGTGATTCTTGTCAAGAAGAAAATGCGCTTTTTTGAAAATTTCTGCATTTTCCCACCACAGACCATCCTCGATCCCCGTATCGCAGGGACCCTCAAAGCTTGCCTGCAAAAGCACATTATCACCCGATCAACACGCCCTTTTTCCTGACTGGTTCGTTGCCCGCATATTGCCCGCCGACTACCCGCCCGTTTGGCGGTTACTCGGGGGGAGGCGCACGGGAGGCGGGTGAGCCAGGCTTAAGGGGGAAAAGGCGGGGATAAAACGCTGGTCTTACAATGGAGTAAAAAGGGGAAATGGTTGACCTTAGATATGGATTCCCATAATGGATCTTGAGGGCGAAGTGCTTGGGGTTGAGGCGAGATGAAAAAAATCCAAACTTTAGCTTGACAGAAATCATAACTTCTTATTTTAATGAACTTCACAGCGTTGTATTGGCAAGTGCCGATCTCCACTGCTGATTTGTATTTGTTTGAAAATTAATAAATTTATGGATATGAGGTTCAAGGGAGGTTTTGATGTTTTCGAAAATTCGAAAACGAAACGGGAACATTGTCAATTTCGATAAGCAAAAGATAGTCCGCGCCATCCAGAAAGCTGGCGAGGCCACTTCAGAATTTGACGGGGACATCGCCGAGGTGCTGACGCAGAGGGTGGTGAACCTGGCCAGGCAGATCATAAACGTGGACATTCCTGAGGTGGAGCGCATCCAGGACATCGTCGAGGAAGTGCTGCTGGCCTCTCCTTATAAAAAATCCGCCAAAGCCTATATCATCTACAGGGACCAGCATGCCCGCATCCGGGAAATGTTTTCCACCGGCGGCGTGCAGCTGATCGACCAATATCTGGAAAAGCTCGACTGGCAGGTGAACGAAAACTCGAACATGGCCTACTCCCTCCAGGGTTTGAACAACTACATTGCTTCAGAGGTCAGCAAGACCTACTGGTTGAACAAGATCTACCCTCCCGAGATCCGCAGGGCCCATGTGGAGGGAGACATCCACATCCACGACCTGGGCCAGCTTTCGGTCTATTGCGTCGGCTGGGACCTGATGGACCTCTTGGTGACGGGATTCTGCGGTGCCGAGGGCAAGGTGGAAAGCTCCCCCGCCAGGCATTTCCGCAGCGCGCTGGGCCAGATCGTCAATTTCTTTTACACCCTGCAGGGCGAGGCAGCCGGAGCGCAGGCCTTTTCAAACTTTGACACCCTGCTGGCGCCTTTCATCCGCTATGACAAGCTCAGCTATGAAGAGGTGAAGCAGGCGCTGCAGGAGTTTGTCTTCAATATCAACGTGCCCACCCGGGTGGGATTCCAGACTCCCTTCACTAACATCACGCTGGACCTCAATCCTCCGGACATCTACAAGAACCAGCCCGTGATCATCGGCGGCGAGCCCCAGGAGCTCACCTATCAGGATTTCCAGGCGGAGATGGACATCATCAACAAGGCCTTTCTGGAAGTGATGATCGAAGGCGACGCCAAAGGCCGCGTCTTCACATTTCCCATCCCCACCTACAACATCACCAAGGATTTCGACTGGGAAAACCCTGGCCTGAAGTACCTTTGGGAAGCCACAGCCAAATACGGCATCCCCTATTTTTC contains these protein-coding regions:
- the mraY gene encoding phospho-N-acetylmuramoyl-pentapeptide-transferase, which encodes MLYHLLYPLAKYSIVFNVMRYITFRSIGAFLTALIFTLFLGPSIIRLLKKKSAVETIDKDTPEKHRSKAGTPTMGGLIIIFALLLSSLLWNDLGNRSILMMYLTTFWLGVFGFLDDYLKNFVKAVKGLLPRYKLWGQISVGLILTLAIYYSSSAAENVSAIQIPFLKNTFIELGWVFIPLIVLYITGISNAVNLTDGLDGLAAGVMIFSALGLGVMSYLKGNFVTAGYLNLEFIPTAGELTVFISALIGTLIGFLWFNAHPAEVFMGDTGSLTLGGILAVISVLLKEQIFFLIIGFLFVSETLSVVIQRGWFKHTKRKFGQGRRVFLCAPLHHHFELKGIHESKIVIRFWIIAILLLAVGLSTIKLR
- a CDS encoding PASTA domain-containing protein — encoded protein: MRSRYLFLVFIFGLATLVWSIYLFSLQIFDPFNLANDRLVRYTPTKEQLTPTRGSIYDAKGDLLVSSISYYQIDIDRNAVSKWADGEGIGLNKAYDMISQAIGNNCSVKPEQVKKRLTMNDRLNSIQITNRVREMELERIIRAFSDEDLPGLIHSFSSMRRIYSRGIQAARLLGSVQALSDGYDPETGSKSLYQLRGINGIEATHDKYLAGEYGWREVVYDARHRRVPYPNLHEKPSQDGYNLHLTIDANIQEIVENALYEGLKKYRAKNAGAIAMDPNTGRIIAMAGVSASDNNIDPGLVRVQSNIPVSFMFEPGSTMKPLTMLPALEKNLIRPNEQIPCGTYQIGKRTIRDTHVYNTLRPVDIITRSSNVGIARIAERIGSKRLYEKFISLGYGQKTGLNLYGESSGIFAKLENWDGYMLHSLSFGQAISVTALQHATAFCAVANGGKIVKPYVLEYVTDSTGRVVERFEPEVLRQVSSKAATDTIRHYMQGVVDNGTARHIKMDYIKVAGKTGTAQKAMEDGRGYASGKYNSVFVGMFPADAPKVVLIVFYDEPMVGYHYGSLSAAPTFKKIVEDMLFMPNSNLIAFDERLIQSSLKMPDLRGKHINQAQAILNQYGFSYNIEGPDESSVVVDQFPKPNVSVDPSHLVTLRIGISAEQAEPVVVRGEMPDLCGLTLRRAMQVAARENIALKVKGSGIVRRQSIQPGSRVTNHATCVIEASL
- a CDS encoding protein MraZ, whose translation is MSGPFIGFSENAVHNQRVIIPAAFKRKFSEESRRTVVITVGPSNSIALYPLDSWVATLDKLASGDETHQRFRTRLIDCAVVEAELEGPGRVRIPEKQLAEAGIKDSVIVKGEMHYISLWNPDEYYKKRAQNMEDNLREYDTNIYQVTGK
- the rsmH gene encoding 16S rRNA (cytosine(1402)-N(4))-methyltransferase RsmH, yielding MKSYHTPVLSEQCVGYLNPHSGGVYVDATLGGGGHSLAILQKCPDIHLFGFDQDDEAIKRSQDMLKDFADRLEAIKANFSRMRTELALRKVKAIDGVIFDLGVSSHQLDTPERGFSFDNEAPLDMRMDRSQDYTAADAVNGLSQAELTRIFKEYGEDPNATRIARKIEAKRASDPIKTTGDLARIIESAVGAGTKESLKTKVRIFQSLRIFVNFELEVLEPALTDAINILKPGGRIVVLSYHSLEDRVVKHIFRSAATGCDCPTQVLDCVCGKKKKLQLLNRKPLTADPAEVEQNVRSRSVRLRAAEKIKGE
- a CDS encoding UDP-N-acetylmuramoyl-L-alanyl-D-glutamate--2,6-diaminopimelate ligase — translated: MKAGDIIRILQKHGLFLESQGVEEDTPLSGKVCVDNRELQEGDIFICIKGLNNDGHSFIGDARARKAALVICEDPFIDLLPSIRVTDSRKATALLAKLYWHDPSSRFRLVGITGTNGKTTTSLLLFRAVRELGLSAGWIGTLGYEINERHFATQHTTPDILELNRIFADMADQGVKYLFMEVSSHALALDRVYGIEFDYCLFTNLSREHLDFHSSMEDYGATKMKLFEGSVGHKSIALINTDDSYGRHIFDDLRQREAFVFSVGNTEADFLIRTDQPSHQASWEQSRFTLQCREGAINIRSPLIGRFNISNLALSAAAMNLMGFEKRQIEQVLNSVQPVRGRFERISNDRGIGVFIDYAHTPDALENVLRASRALEHRRILCLLGAGGDRDSGKRPLMLKAALQFSDAVIISDDNPRSENPNDIIREMVTGSEFWLPWWIIRDRREAIRAILRLAQPGDVVLICGKGHETYQEIEGVRHHFDDAEVARDYLAEVPSLENDDLALPVDRLMLELLFGLPGGENPGYQPPQTLVRISTDSRTIQPNSIFFALKGANFDGHDFLGQVLSDSSILGVGQNDSYSQSNYLKVPDSLQAMASLFRKYLLMFDVYKIALTGSTGKSSTKELLSAVLSAHSPTLKTQANENNLIGLCQTIGRIRPEHRFAIFELGTNAFGEIAALSDVCAPDAGIIINIGPSHLEFLKDENGVYKEKITLFNRPLDIRLFDADDPRFESFKASGKGVGFDEQADFRVGDVSCDDQSCCFTLNSENYFVPHPVPYFAKNASFAIAMALHKGLSTEKIRQALATPVLLDMRLQLERHGDRLLLADCYNANPVSMQSAIEYWHRLEPDKEHFAILGDMLELGASAEMYHDMIGTILSEQGYDDLITVGDLARRYHGQDNPLPACHFQNVEELLSTEILRSLPSGAVILVKGSHSIHLEKLLPLLRKEI
- a CDS encoding ribonucleoside triphosphate reductase produces the protein MFSKIRKRNGNIVNFDKQKIVRAIQKAGEATSEFDGDIAEVLTQRVVNLARQIINVDIPEVERIQDIVEEVLLASPYKKSAKAYIIYRDQHARIREMFSTGGVQLIDQYLEKLDWQVNENSNMAYSLQGLNNYIASEVSKTYWLNKIYPPEIRRAHVEGDIHIHDLGQLSVYCVGWDLMDLLVTGFCGAEGKVESSPARHFRSALGQIVNFFYTLQGEAAGAQAFSNFDTLLAPFIRYDKLSYEEVKQALQEFVFNINVPTRVGFQTPFTNITLDLNPPDIYKNQPVIIGGEPQELTYQDFQAEMDIINKAFLEVMIEGDAKGRVFTFPIPTYNITKDFDWENPGLKYLWEATAKYGIPYFSNFVNSDLDPNDARSMCCRLRLDTRKLEARGGGLFGANPLTGSIGVVTLNLPRIGYRAHSEEEFFALLENALTTAKNSLEIKRKILERYTLNGLYPYTRFYLSKIYDRFLQYWKNHFSTIGIIGMNEASLNFLGKNLGSDEGRNFALKVMEYLRARLVEIQEEAECNYNLEATPAEGTSYRLAILDKKLFPDIISANCQADTPFYTNSSQLPVNFSDDIFEVLDMQDDLQVKYTGGTVLHIFGGERVEHGESIKKLVRTICNNYRLPYFTFSPTFSICPQHGYLVGEQPVCPKCHKTTEVFSRIVGYLRPVSQWNEGKKAEFKLRTTFDPIKSSKSKAPDPGPDKQHQVL